The following are from one region of the Polaribacter marinaquae genome:
- a CDS encoding Pycsar system effector family protein, giving the protein MSALIIEVEKFVFSFLSKNIHSNFVYHNLAHTQRVVESVKEIAESLKLDNIALENLVIAAWFHDIGYVEGSDNHEQKSIKIAAKFLKENNFDEKRIQVVSEVILATEMNSVPKNILEEIIRDADCAHLASKDFIDYTSLLRREWELSLEKKYTNAEWINLNLAFLTQKHRYYTDFALRNWSEGKEKNIAKLLKNKKKLKKESKKFKQKKVALDLKKNKSEVPERGVETMFRVALRNHITLSDIADTKANILLSVNAIIVSLALSSLLPKLDNPSNSHLLIPTIIFIAFTVVSIVLSIIATRPNVTEGKFTKQDVANKKVNLLFFGNFHQMKLDDFEWGISEMMTDRDYLYGSLTKDLYFLGLVLNRKYKILRLTYTVFMVGIIVSVLAFAISFRYQTVVA; this is encoded by the coding sequence ATGAGCGCATTAATTATAGAAGTAGAAAAATTTGTTTTTAGTTTTTTAAGTAAAAATATACACTCTAATTTTGTGTATCATAATCTTGCGCACACACAAAGAGTTGTAGAAAGCGTAAAAGAAATTGCAGAAAGTTTAAAGTTAGATAACATTGCTCTAGAAAACTTAGTTATTGCAGCTTGGTTTCATGATATAGGTTATGTAGAGGGTTCTGATAATCATGAACAAAAAAGTATAAAAATTGCTGCAAAATTTTTAAAAGAAAATAACTTTGATGAGAAAAGAATACAAGTTGTTTCTGAAGTTATTTTAGCAACAGAAATGAACTCTGTACCTAAAAATATTTTAGAAGAAATTATTAGAGATGCAGATTGTGCACATTTAGCATCTAAAGATTTTATAGATTATACTTCTTTACTTCGAAGAGAATGGGAACTTTCTTTAGAGAAAAAATATACCAATGCTGAATGGATTAATCTTAATCTTGCGTTTTTAACACAAAAACATAGATATTATACAGATTTTGCTTTACGTAATTGGAGTGAGGGGAAAGAAAAAAATATAGCTAAACTATTAAAGAATAAAAAGAAATTAAAAAAAGAAAGTAAAAAATTTAAGCAGAAAAAAGTTGCTTTAGATTTAAAGAAAAATAAAAGTGAAGTACCCGAAAGAGGAGTAGAAACTATGTTTCGAGTTGCACTAAGAAATCATATTACCTTAAGTGATATTGCAGATACAAAGGCGAATATTTTACTTTCTGTAAATGCTATTATCGTTTCTTTGGCACTTTCTAGTTTATTGCCAAAATTAGACAATCCTTCTAACTCGCACTTGTTAATACCTACAATTATTTTTATAGCTTTTACAGTTGTTTCTATAGTTTTATCAATTATAGCTACAAGACCAAACGTAACAGAGGGTAAGTTTACAAAGCAAGATGTTGCTAATAAAAAGGTGAATTTATTGTTCTTCGGAAATTTTCACCAAATGAAATTGGACGATTTCGAGTGGGGGATTTCAGAAATGATGACCGACAGAGATTATTTATACGGCTCGCTTACAAAAGATTTATACTTTTTAGGATTGGTTTTAAATAGAAAATATAAAATATTAAGATTAACCTACACTGTTTTTATGGTAGGTATTATTGTAAGTGTTTTAGCTTTTGCAATTTCGTTTAGATATCAAACAGTTGTTGCTTAA
- a CDS encoding GAF domain-containing protein — MKIIKSNIETEVELPLQLNISFRKVYDLYEKYTHESYKGHPFYSSALEMVKLFKQHPELNDGFSDYSLLDKYEEEIELVLNPLFPEPLLLNEIKAASIPFLFTSFKFTDRFKNILDNAGEDYELSVRNFQDESMYILACTFILSFVYGYKIDLKRPFYFDIPDRTSGTMKYYRAAFNGDFSEITPTKIAPKITKEDYRELLNNFDNIDIWKEKFPPNSYIFKGFGLINLFDVTSEEMLSSIKANLLASDDSLIFKLQNNLRDFYAIKDLKLGYSIFDNLNDKLCETIVNKSNSIILNNKEEINCSSNYFCEEVMQKVFVNHETFIISDIEEYGKATDKNPFYHNLYDGGIQSIILIPIKATKSGDLALLEIASPNAYDLNSVNINKLKDIIPVFEAAVKRTSEERQNVLEATIQENYTSIHESVKWRFYEAAEKYHTEFQTNDNAKLDEIVFKDVYPLFGQSDIKGSSDARNTAIKEDLITQLSLAISVLKDACKKEKLPIYNELMYRVSTFLKDVKQDLNAGDEVNILDFLQREIYPVFNHIKELDKNLAKKVDIYMNRLDEDLNVVYEKRKDYEKSVNLINEKLAKYIDKKQKDAQKMYPHYFERYKTDGVEFNMYIGESITKKNSFDNIYLYNLRLWQLQTMCEMENIAYTLVDTMPHNLRVASLILVHSNPMAIKFRMDEKQFDVDGAYNIRYEIIKKRIDKANIKNTEERVTQPGKIAIIYSQDKDALEYIKYINFLQSRKQLGKIEFLELEDLQGVSGLKALRVEVIYQKDFDEKKTITLNDLIRQIES, encoded by the coding sequence ATGAAAATCATAAAATCTAACATAGAAACCGAAGTAGAATTACCGCTACAGCTAAACATTTCTTTTAGAAAGGTTTATGATCTTTATGAAAAATACACGCATGAATCTTATAAAGGGCATCCGTTTTACAGTTCTGCTTTAGAAATGGTAAAGCTGTTTAAGCAGCATCCAGAATTAAATGATGGTTTTTCAGATTATTCTCTTTTAGATAAATATGAAGAAGAAATAGAGTTAGTATTAAATCCTTTATTTCCAGAACCTTTACTTTTAAATGAAATAAAAGCAGCAAGTATACCGTTTTTATTTACTTCCTTTAAATTTACAGATCGTTTTAAAAACATTTTAGACAACGCTGGCGAAGATTACGAACTTTCTGTTAGAAATTTTCAAGACGAAAGTATGTACATTCTAGCATGTACTTTTATTCTAAGTTTTGTTTATGGATATAAAATCGATTTAAAAAGACCTTTTTATTTTGATATTCCAGATAGAACTTCTGGTACAATGAAATATTATAGAGCAGCTTTTAATGGTGACTTTTCTGAAATTACACCAACAAAAATTGCACCTAAAATTACAAAAGAAGATTACAGAGAATTATTAAATAACTTTGATAACATAGATATTTGGAAAGAGAAATTTCCACCAAATAGTTATATTTTTAAAGGTTTTGGGCTTATCAATCTTTTTGATGTTACATCAGAAGAAATGTTGTCTTCTATAAAAGCAAATTTATTAGCAAGTGATGATAGTTTAATCTTTAAACTTCAAAACAACTTAAGAGATTTTTATGCTATTAAAGATTTAAAATTAGGCTATTCTATTTTCGACAATTTAAACGACAAGTTGTGCGAAACTATCGTAAACAAATCAAATAGCATCATTTTAAATAATAAAGAAGAAATTAATTGTTCTTCAAATTACTTTTGTGAAGAAGTAATGCAAAAGGTTTTTGTAAATCATGAAACTTTTATCATTTCTGATATCGAAGAATATGGTAAAGCTACAGATAAAAATCCTTTTTATCATAATTTATATGATGGCGGAATTCAAAGTATTATTTTAATACCAATTAAAGCTACCAAAAGTGGCGACTTGGCATTATTAGAAATTGCGTCGCCAAATGCATACGATTTAAACTCGGTAAATATTAACAAATTAAAAGATATTATTCCTGTTTTTGAAGCTGCGGTAAAAAGGACATCAGAAGAAAGACAAAATGTTTTAGAAGCTACAATTCAAGAAAACTATACTTCTATTCACGAATCTGTTAAATGGCGTTTTTATGAAGCTGCAGAAAAATATCATACAGAATTTCAAACTAACGACAATGCAAAGTTAGACGAAATTGTGTTTAAAGATGTGTATCCGTTGTTTGGTCAAAGTGATATTAAAGGTTCTTCTGATGCAAGAAATACAGCAATTAAAGAAGATTTAATTACACAATTATCTTTGGCAATTTCTGTTTTAAAAGACGCTTGTAAAAAGGAAAAATTACCAATTTACAACGAGTTGATGTATAGAGTATCAACCTTTTTAAAAGATGTTAAACAAGATTTAAATGCTGGTGACGAGGTTAATATTTTAGATTTTTTACAAAGAGAAATATACCCTGTTTTTAATCACATTAAAGAATTAGATAAAAATTTAGCCAAAAAAGTAGATATTTACATGAACCGTTTAGATGAAGATTTAAATGTGGTTTATGAAAAAAGAAAAGACTACGAAAAAAGTGTAAATCTTATCAACGAAAAATTAGCTAAATATATCGATAAAAAACAAAAGGATGCTCAAAAAATGTATCCTCATTATTTTGAAAGATATAAAACCGATGGTGTAGAGTTTAACATGTATATTGGTGAATCAATCACTAAAAAGAATTCTTTCGACAATATTTATCTATACAATTTGCGTTTATGGCAACTGCAAACAATGTGCGAAATGGAAAATATTGCATATACTTTGGTAGATACAATGCCACATAACTTAAGAGTTGCGTCTTTAATTTTAGTTCACAGTAATCCTATGGCTATTAAGTTTAGGATGGATGAAAAACAATTTGATGTTGATGGTGCTTATAATATTAGATACGAAATAATTAAGAAAAGAATAGATAAAGCAAATATTAAAAATACAGAAGAAAGGGTTACACAGCCTGGTAAAATTGCAATTATATATTCTCAAGATAAAGATGCTTTAGAATATATTAAATACATAAACTTTTTACAATCTAGAAAACAATTAGGTAAAATTGAATTTTTAGAATTAGAAGATTTACAAGGTGTTTCTGGTTTAAAAGCATTAAGAGTAGAGGTTATTTATCAAAAAGATTTTGATGAAAAGAAAACCATAACTCTTAACGACTTAATAAGACAAATAGAATCTTAA